The genomic interval CATGTTTGCTTCTCCACTTCTTTAGAATTGCAACATGAAAAAATTTTCAGTGTAACTGCTTACATGTGTAACCAATCATGTGAGAGagtgtgctctgtgtcagcatacatatatatatacaaaatatatataaaaccaaaacaaaacatcctgATTCCTACAACAGACCTCAGGTCAACTTATTACTTACATTTTACAACATATAAAATGTCATCTTTTGGTGTCAAGTGTTCTCTTACACAGAAATGTGCATGAGTAATACCATGACCCTaccacatacgcacacacacacacacacacacacatacacacacacacaaacacagtgatgtttttgttatttggtTGCCAATAAACACTTGGGTGTTGCCTGCATGAGAGGAATAAAGTTTTTAGTTGTCTGTGGTCTGTGTGATAGCCCAGCAGGATTAATACCACATGGACATGTGTACTCTACCAGCACAGATACAAGATAAGAGTGACAGCAATGAATACTGTATAATGCCTTCCAGAAAAGTCAGGAGCTACGTGCATCTGCTGTTCGAGCTCAGTAGTCACAGCTGATGGTTCCAGTCAATATCTGGAAAGATTtacaaccaaaataaaactgagcaGTAAGGTGGGATGGTAGGTGACGCTAAGCTAATCAACAACTTgttgtgagtttgtgttttgcttACACATGTGAGAAAAGAATCAATACTGGAAATTCAGTCAGTGAAAAATTTTTCTTCCAGTAGAGTTGAAATGTTCCTCTGATGATTTATTAAGCCACAGCTGCAGAAAGCAGcctaaaaacataatttatactatttttagaaatttgttgttgtttgtttgcatttgctGATGTGAGAAAAGGTTATGATCAGTAATGGCACAGCAGGACTTAAATACTGAGCCAGACTCAGTGGCTCAAATAAATGATGAGGCAGCGCTGTATGAAGTGGAGCTCTGAGCAGAAATCAGTGTGTGAAGACGTTAAAGAGACAAACTGATTTAAATGCATATAAATACACCTATAAACAAAAAGATTAACATTACTCTGCTAATACTATCAATATACATCACACAGCGCACACATACAAACAAGCAATCAATACAATGCTACATACACATTAAAGACAATGATTTCACACATTTACAGTCACTGGTTTGGCTTCACAATTATAGTAACTACATAATTTCAGTAACAGATTTTATAATAACTTTCCTTTCTAAGTGCTTTTCAAACAGTCCACTGGAGATGAAATGTCACAATCTTCAAGCTTTTCTGTGACTCTAGCATTTCCTCTTTTCATTGCCGTCTAATGTCAAACATAATGCTGGTAATGGACGGAGCAAATCAGCTGTAACATGACAAGTTTACATTGaattaaatgcttttttaaaatgcttGCAGAGTTTTGCAACTTTTAGATCTGTGGTGGGTTTTCCACAGCTACAGCAGAGTATTCAGCCTCAGACACATTTGAAGCCTCAATAAGACGTGCCAAGCCCGTCCTCGTCGAGTATTTGAAAATGAAGGCCTTCATGAGGTCATAGCGGTAGTTTCTGTTGATGAAGTTGTAGAGAATGGGGTTGAAACAGCAGTGAAGCAAGGACAGGCACTGGGTGAGATGTAAGGCCACATAGATCACATTCTCCAGGCCACAGGTCAGTGGCACTACGCCCAGCTGTGACAGTGCATCAGCCAGGAGGACGCTGTGGTAGGGCCCCCAGCAGGCCAGAAAAACCACAATGTAGGCCAAGATCACCCTGCGGCTCACGCAACGCTCCTGTTCCACTGGGGAGGacgatgaagaggaagaagaagagcgaGCGAAAGCTCTGGCCAGTAGGACGTAAAACACTGCAATGACAGGGAAGGGGAGAACAAAGCCCAGCAGGATGAAGCTCAGCTGCACCCCCACCATCCATTCCCTGGGGTTCTCCTCTGGGTACACAGGCCTGCACAGCATGGTGTCCCCATGTGCTGACTTCACAGTATGCAAAAAGTAGGTGTCTGGCAAGGAGGCCACCAGAGCCAGAAGCCACACCCCTACACATGCACCGCGGCGGATCAACTTCCTGCGCGCACCTCCCTCATCTATATGATGTGTCAAACTCAGGTAGCGATCCACACTCATGCAGGCCAGGAAGAAGATGCTGCCAAAGAGGTTGACGGAGAACAGCAGGTGCGTGAGTTTACATGCAGCTTCACCAAAGGGCCAGTGGCCATGCTGAGCCAGTGAGCTCACCCATATAGGCAGAGTAGCACATACACAGAGATCCGCAAACGCCAAGTGAGCGATGTACATGTGTGTCTCATGGCGAGGGCTGGAGTCTCTTTGCGCACGGATGTTGACCCAGAGGACCAGAGCATTAGCAGCCAGGCCGACGATGAAGATGAAAGTGTAGAGGACACACATGGAGTTCAGCAGAGCAGTACGGTTGAACGCTGTTGCACACACCATTGATTCCACACTTGATATGTTGCTAAATGTTTCAGAGAGGTTGAGGTCCCCGAAAGACTCCCACAGGTCCTCCAGCTCATTGGCGCTTAGACTCATTTTTCAGCACTGGGAGAGCACTGCAAACCGCTGGGAGGTAACACACACCACTTCTGACTGCGACAGGACctgaaaaacatgacaataAATTCTAATTACTTGTaacatacatttattttgataaagacACAGCTGCTAAATGCAAGCGGTTTATCAACAAACCCTCGGGTATTATGTTTAATACCTAAGTTTCTGTTGCCTAAAGCCAGGCTTATTTTCCTCACATGCACTGAATGGACTAATAAAACATAAACCCTCTTGTGGTATGCCACCAGATCCCAAAGAATCTTAATGCGGTTAACTTGTTAAAACACTGCTTTCATGAGTTAATAGAGGCTCTCTGTTACCGTGTCAAAAACAGTGAGATTTTCTATGATTGATGTGCAGTCAGGGGGCAGCACAATAAATGTTTACATTAGCTCCACTGGCTCAGAGTGCAGATTAGACACAAGGAAGTGGGATCGAGAAGTCCAAACAGTGTGTATTTCCTGAACGTTCCGGGCATTCCGAGATAAAGCAGTGGTCAGGGTAGGAAACCTGATGCCAGactcttgtttgttttctgctcaTAAAGCAGGCAAAGATCAGCTGTCACTCCCCAAATGATCAAAGAAAAGGCAGCTCATAACTTTAAATATGTCATCCTGCAACATCTGAATCTTATAACACAGGAACACattgcacacacactttttaaaacacttaGATGCAGAAAGTAAGGTGACTGAAACAGTACGCAAGATTGAAGAAGTAGCAGTCTGCAGCACCATTGGTGTCTAAAACTCGGCATGGTTGTTTTCAGCCTGACGGACCACCAAAATATTCACCCCTGCATGGCCTTCATTCACAGTATTCTGCTGTGATGTCTCTCTCAGCTAACTGTCAGTTTGACACAGTGTGAAAGATCAGAGGTGAAAGGTGATACATCAAAACCAGAACACAAGAGGCTTAACCCCACTGTCGCCCCTGACTGACTTGTACGCCCACAGAGTGAATTGTGTGCAGAGATCAGCAGGAAGGCTCGACGCCTGCAAAATGGTCTGACCACAGTAAACATGGAGGTCACCAACCACTGGGTGACACAGCACGCCACAGAGCTGTGAAATGTGACCATATCAGACATCTGTCTGTGTAAGAGAATGGCGCTGTACACATCATAATTGGCACTGATTCACAAatgatgatggaaaaaaaaaaaaaaacaggcgaGTTGAATTTTAGTGTAAACATTGACAGCTGGAACATATTAAGATGTGCAGCTGTCTAGTGAGGGTTATGTCTGCTCTTGAAGCCTGCAGTCAGTTTGAttgcttattttcattttatgtcaCTTTACACCTCTGCCATGACAAATCTCAGATAATATGGGTCAGTCTAGTTTATTTTTGCaacattttgcttttttagCTGCAGTTATTTTTAGACATTGGTGGCAATGTTGCAAATTACAGTCCAAAACTGTTGTTCTTTTTAAGGTGGTGGCATACAGTAGAATTACTTTAAAAGGACATTCCAATCTGGTTATTGCCTATAATAATAACTCATATGTATTATTAGATTACATGGGTTTTATATATAATAGAACCATCTAATAAAAATGCAAGAGGTTGATCCAGAATTCCTTCCAGCATCCATTGCTATTACTACTTTTACAGAGTAATTAATCTAAATGTTACCTTTAGCGTGGCCTGGAATAAAACACAGATGTCACACTCctcacatttcattttactttcaataattttgagatgccactgaGAGCTATTCATCCCACAGGGATTTTCCAAGCATAATCCCCTACAATTGTTTCTGTCTGATTCCCttatactgtatgtaaaatACCCACAGGTGCCAGGTAGCTCTGCGGGCTTCAAGCTAATTAACCTTTTAACACCGACACTGTTAGATAACACAGGTAGCGCATGAAACCATCCTCTATCTCTAGGATCTCGGATCTCATTGAAAAAGCAACTGAAGACTCATTTTTAAGCTGGCATTTGGGTAgcgtttcatttcatttcattacgTCTTATTgtctatttcctttttttttaatttgatgtgaAGCACCTTGTGATTTTATCTTGAAaggcgctgtataaataaagttacTTACTTGCTCTAGCTCTCACTCTATTTCTCCGCGTACcgcttttctccccccccccccctttctcctccctctcttcctttaTTTATCTCGCTACTATCCAGATACAAATTAGGTTAAAACTCTTTTGTATCTcaatacacagaaaataaaagcctgggAGGACCATTTTCATGTGCAAATGCTGCCCACACGGATAGTGCAGGTGCAGCGTGTTTGTCACAAGTTTCTCCTGCCAGTCTCgatttacagtttacagtttgCAATCAGATATTCGCCCTCTGAGACAGGACGTTATGTTTCCGTGTAGATGAACAGTAAGTGTTG from Archocentrus centrarchus isolate MPI-CPG fArcCen1 chromosome 21, fArcCen1, whole genome shotgun sequence carries:
- the ackr3a gene encoding atypical chemokine receptor 3a; the protein is MSLSANELEDLWESFGDLNLSETFSNISSVESMVCATAFNRTALLNSMCVLYTFIFIVGLAANALVLWVNIRAQRDSSPRHETHMYIAHLAFADLCVCATLPIWVSSLAQHGHWPFGEAACKLTHLLFSVNLFGSIFFLACMSVDRYLSLTHHIDEGGARRKLIRRGACVGVWLLALVASLPDTYFLHTVKSAHGDTMLCRPVYPEENPREWMVGVQLSFILLGFVLPFPVIAVFYVLLARAFARSSSSSSSSSPVEQERCVSRRVILAYIVVFLACWGPYHSVLLADALSQLGVVPLTCGLENVIYVALHLTQCLSLLHCCFNPILYNFINRNYRYDLMKAFIFKYSTRTGLARLIEASNVSEAEYSAVAVENPPQI